The following coding sequences are from one Triticum aestivum cultivar Chinese Spring chromosome 5A, IWGSC CS RefSeq v2.1, whole genome shotgun sequence window:
- the LOC123106633 gene encoding putative lipid-transfer protein DIR1, whose translation MAKSRALVATLLLVLVVSVTAIEGVHGICGMSNDEFKLCQPAAAVENPTDNPSAECCAALGKANLSCICRYKGIAGIWLRMYHIDADRAMALPGKCGLTMPNNCS comes from the coding sequence ATGGCTAAGTCACGGGCATTGGTTGCAACACTGTTGCTGGTCCTGGTGGTGTCCGTCACCGCAATAGAGGGTGTTCATGGCATCTGTGGCATGTCAAATGATGAATTCAAGCTTTGCCAGCCCGCAGCAGCAGTGGAAAACCCAACAGACAATCCGTCGGCTGAGTGTTGTGCCGCCCTTGGGAAGGCCAACCTGTCGTGCATTTGTCGCTACAAAGGCATCGCCGGCATATGGTTGAGGATGTACCACATCGACGCGGACCGTGCAATGGCGCTGCCCGGCAAGTGCGGTCTCACCATGCCCAACAACtgctcgtga